One window of Ziziphus jujuba cultivar Dongzao chromosome 5, ASM3175591v1 genomic DNA carries:
- the LOC132803772 gene encoding uncharacterized protein LOC132803772 — protein sequence MSIVSTPTSKETSAANPLTISTIPTLAIKNLVVISVATEVSIKLTETTYFSWKRQFDALLIRNNLYGFIDGALPCPSPVLFDSANSPNPDFIYWVRQDSLLLNAILASLSLEVHFVSDAETSREAWQKPALTFTKPSHLRLMRLCERLIRSQGSHPIMEYLQDVKAYANELSFIDNPVSNNDLTLCILLAIMILLCVSSMI from the coding sequence ATGTCTATCGTTTCAACACCCACATCAAAAGAAACATCTGCTGCAAATCCACTCACTATCAGTACCATACCTACTCTTGCCATCAAAAATCTTGTTGTCATCAGTGTTGCAACTGAAGTGTCAATTAAGCTAACAGAAACCACCTACTTTTCTTGGAAAAGGCAATTTGATGCCTTATTAATACGAAACAATTTATATGGCTTTATTGATGGTGCATTACCTTGCCCATCACCTGTTCTATTTGACTCTGCAAACTCTCCAAATCCTGACTTTATTTACTGGGTTCGTCAGGATTCTCTTCTCCTCAATGCCATTCTAGCATCTTTATCATTGGAAGTCCATTTTGTCTCCGATGCAGAAACCTCTAGAGAAGCATGGCAAAAACCAGCTCTCACCTTTACCAAACCATCTCACCTGAGATTAATGCGGCTTTGTGAAAGACTCATTCGTTCTCAAGGCTCACATCCAATTATGGAATATTTACAAGATGTTAAAGCTTATGCCAATGAACTCTCCTTTATCGATAATCCTGTTAGCAATAATGATCTTACTCTGTGTATCCTGTTAGCAATAATGATCTTACTCTGTGTATCGTCAATGATTTGA
- the LOC132803771 gene encoding uncharacterized protein LOC132803771 — protein sequence MDQEESAQEGLKELPALELKIDITEANRISNLTLVGRIISEKTIKRKTVQMITRRIWFTHEPAMVDQLSHKTFLFSFKRTADRARVWNRRPWTINGAHLALKEWDPVMSVQDFDFSSSTFWVQIHGLPLQYLNKDNAIKIGGLFKDILNCEGSS from the coding sequence ATGGATCAAGAGGAAAGTGCGCAGGAGGGCCTAAAAGAACTTCCGGCACTAGAACTCAAGATAGACATAACTGAAGCAAATAGAATCTCAAATTTGACATTAGTAGGGAGGATTATCTCGGAGAAAACTATTAAGAGAAAGACAGTCCAAATGATAACAAGGCGAATCTGGTTTACTCATGAACCAGCCATGGTGGATCAACTCAGTCACAAGACATTTTTATTCTCTTTCAAAAGAACCGCTGATAGGGCGAGAGTTTGGAATCGTCGACCCTGGACAATTAATGGTGCACACTTAGCTCTGAAAGAGTGGGATCCAGTGATGTCCGTTCAAGATTTTGATTTCTCTTCGTCTACCTTCTGGGTCCAGATCCATGGGCTGCCTCTTCAATACCTGAATAAAGACAACGCAATTAAAATAGGAGGTTTGTTCAAGGATATCCTTAACTGTGAAGGCTCCTCATGA